Proteins encoded within one genomic window of Candidatus Zixiibacteriota bacterium:
- a CDS encoding MATE family efflux transporter, whose translation MTNRNDNILNGPITRAIFSLALPVVLNMFMEFALASTDYFWVGKLGAMAQDAVTSSMVVIWTMFATTAIVSVGVTALVSRYVGARDLDRVRFYLGQGIKAGLLLSFFFGASGFIFTPAALRFMDTGPETMIHAVPYLRIFFASAVFFFINEICYSAFRASGDTRTPAMVAALVIVINMALDPLLIFGWGPIPSMGVTGASLATGIAISIGSMLILRRMFRGGLGYDVSGMLRNGIDLRSLVKIGKIGLPMSSQQFVFVIVYWFLIKIVHQFGEVAAAAMGIGNRMESFSYLTCFGFSVAASTMVGQNLGARQPDRAARSAWGAAGTAICITFIIGGLFIVIPDWIASIFTDNPEVKKIAIDYLFILGISQSAMAIEIVLEGAFGGAGDTIPPMVVSIPGALMRIPMAYYFCFNLDWGINGVWWTLTITSIIKALIMAGWFRLGRWKTKEL comes from the coding sequence ATGACCAATCGAAACGACAACATACTGAACGGACCGATAACCCGTGCGATATTCTCTCTGGCGCTGCCGGTAGTCCTGAATATGTTCATGGAATTTGCCCTGGCCAGCACCGACTATTTCTGGGTCGGCAAGCTCGGAGCCATGGCTCAAGATGCCGTGACATCCTCAATGGTTGTGATCTGGACCATGTTCGCAACAACTGCTATTGTATCAGTCGGTGTCACTGCGCTCGTATCTCGTTATGTCGGCGCCAGGGACCTGGACCGGGTCAGATTCTATCTAGGGCAGGGAATCAAAGCAGGTCTTTTGCTGAGTTTCTTTTTTGGAGCGAGCGGCTTCATCTTCACGCCGGCGGCTTTGCGCTTCATGGATACCGGCCCGGAGACTATGATCCATGCAGTGCCGTATCTGCGGATATTTTTCGCCTCAGCAGTGTTTTTCTTCATTAATGAGATTTGCTATTCGGCCTTCAGGGCTTCAGGAGATACCCGTACACCGGCTATGGTTGCTGCCCTGGTGATCGTCATAAATATGGCGCTGGACCCGTTGCTTATTTTCGGCTGGGGACCGATCCCCTCCATGGGTGTGACTGGAGCCAGTCTGGCGACAGGTATTGCCATATCAATCGGCTCGATGCTTATTCTTCGCCGCATGTTCCGCGGAGGACTGGGGTACGATGTCAGCGGGATGCTTCGTAACGGAATCGATCTCCGCAGCCTGGTGAAAATCGGGAAAATCGGCCTGCCGATGTCCAGCCAGCAGTTTGTCTTCGTCATTGTGTATTGGTTTCTCATTAAGATTGTCCATCAGTTCGGCGAAGTAGCCGCGGCTGCAATGGGTATCGGCAATCGCATGGAATCCTTTTCATATCTGACTTGTTTCGGTTTCTCAGTGGCGGCCTCGACCATGGTCGGTCAAAACCTCGGGGCGCGACAGCCCGACCGGGCTGCTCGTTCTGCCTGGGGAGCCGCAGGTACAGCAATCTGTATCACTTTTATCATTGGCGGCTTGTTTATCGTAATCCCCGACTGGATTGCCTCGATTTTCACCGACAATCCTGAGGTCAAGAAAATAGCGATTGATTACCTGTTTATTCTAGGAATATCGCAGTCGGCGATGGCTATTGAAATCGTTCTGGAAGGCGCCTTTGGCGGAGCCGGCGATACGATACCGCCAATGGTAGTATCGATCCCCGGAGCTCTTATGCGTATCCCTATGGCCTATTATTTCTGTTTTAATCTCGATTGGGGTATCAACGGTGTCTGGTGGACTCTTACGATCACCTCGATCATCAAAGCTCTGATCATGGCCGGTTGGTTCAGGCTGGGCAGGTGGAAAACAAAAGAACTGTAG
- a CDS encoding putative LPS assembly protein LptD, which yields MNRLLFISLFFLILASGAAAERKQLVLERSGSVEVVLEGDQYVTYVVDDVKFTTRTATIFCDSAIWRRGVDVNLKGNVRIEDDAYQLAADSVYYGVKDELSEAWGKQVELWSYNDSIYAVGTHAFYRSLEKYFFMDERPLLYLRYPDSSRMVEILGDTIEYDADSGYAVSIGDVNITSQDITTRSGRADMDLDTHNLLLTLDPVAIRRNSQVSGAMISVNYHDEVIESIIVTDSASGVFSEPVDSAGLFVDESRLEGDNIVFQFDRGELNHILCFGQAYSWYYPSDRGTREYNENSVSGDTIRFVVSNEELQSVQVTGGAIGTYISGKLPENDSVLVSSDTIDYQSEYIDYSLADSTIILKKAAAVQSQGMSLTAYDISFDTHERIVEAYSAEVQDIDSMAVDSTDPNSMAQLQPNNIPVLLDDGGDVLVGDYLRYSIDTRKGRIVKSKTEYDLGYYYGGKLFREQENIAYIDDGRFTTCNAPEPHFHFHSKNLKLIEGDKMIARPVVFYIGRLPVLALPYYVFPLKKGRRSGILTFGYGNFQRGDRQITDLGYYWAPSDYFDWTNSVDYIENNSSFKFKSEANFAKRYYITNTRMYGEYLVETDYSTTKARESKHKRWFLEGSYNHQITPTFKIAATGKIVSDENYFSDYSNNLDDRLSKSMNSQASIAKQFANGISISSTFKHYVDLQNESRTDEIPSATISLPLVYPFGNGSRDADGNVVQKWYHGFKLQYSPSLLNSSTRVTEDSVYTWEEQVDSLLLDDSTYVYDTLVQHEDTLSYRSRKHYAKIQHSPTLYLPQVTLGNYLKLNPSFGYRETWIKIYETDQSRDAGIEADNYRTYSWNASIKATTTLYGRAIYPNILGVTALRHVVTPSVTYAYTPDVNRHETIRSFAGGGAGSSKSQTMTFGIDQRFQSKVKSGETESSGEWLSLVTSFSKDFEKEDHPWSNITTNYQLKAIPGLTFNGTMIHTPYNPETDELNFLDLYMQSFSLNTSLNLHGRFPFFDDANDIPRGADSASQAGNSSGKESKGSWTCNLYYQYAESGRGTSWSKTNDVLKASITIQFNLTRNTSVSLSNVEYNFRTSKLVSTRIQIVRQLHCWTGSLYWAPVGSNPGFGFKLYVTAMPDIKIDNNHETSISSLTNR from the coding sequence ATGAATAGACTCCTTTTTATATCCTTATTCTTTCTGATCCTTGCAAGCGGAGCGGCTGCGGAACGAAAACAGTTGGTGCTCGAACGTTCCGGGTCGGTTGAAGTGGTGCTTGAGGGAGACCAATACGTCACTTATGTCGTGGATGACGTGAAATTCACCACTCGTACTGCAACGATATTCTGCGATTCGGCTATCTGGCGTCGAGGAGTCGATGTTAATCTCAAGGGAAACGTAAGGATTGAAGATGACGCCTACCAGTTGGCGGCTGATTCGGTTTATTACGGTGTTAAAGATGAGCTTTCCGAAGCCTGGGGCAAACAGGTCGAACTTTGGTCTTACAACGATTCGATCTATGCGGTCGGTACACACGCTTTTTATCGGTCGCTGGAGAAGTATTTCTTCATGGATGAACGACCTCTCCTTTACCTGCGTTATCCGGACAGCTCTCGCATGGTGGAAATTTTAGGGGATACGATTGAATACGATGCCGACTCCGGCTATGCTGTTTCGATAGGTGATGTAAATATAACATCGCAGGATATAACTACTCGCTCCGGCCGCGCCGATATGGATCTCGATACTCACAATCTGTTGCTGACGCTCGATCCCGTAGCTATCCGACGCAACAGCCAGGTTTCCGGGGCAATGATTTCGGTCAATTACCACGATGAGGTAATCGAGTCGATCATCGTGACCGATTCTGCGAGCGGCGTCTTTTCGGAACCGGTTGACTCGGCTGGATTGTTCGTCGATGAATCGAGATTGGAAGGCGACAACATCGTATTCCAGTTCGATCGCGGTGAGCTGAATCACATTTTATGCTTTGGGCAGGCTTATTCCTGGTACTATCCGTCGGATCGCGGTACCCGTGAGTACAACGAAAACTCCGTATCGGGAGATACGATAAGGTTCGTAGTCAGCAATGAAGAGTTGCAATCGGTCCAGGTTACCGGAGGAGCGATCGGAACATATATTTCGGGGAAACTTCCCGAAAACGATTCCGTTCTCGTCTCGTCCGACACTATCGATTATCAGTCGGAATATATCGATTACAGTCTGGCTGATTCGACGATCATTCTTAAAAAAGCAGCCGCCGTACAATCACAGGGGATGTCGCTAACGGCTTATGATATCAGCTTTGACACGCACGAGCGAATCGTGGAAGCATATTCCGCCGAGGTGCAAGATATCGACAGCATGGCCGTGGACAGCACCGACCCGAACAGTATGGCGCAACTTCAACCGAACAACATCCCGGTTCTGCTGGATGACGGCGGGGATGTTCTGGTCGGGGATTATCTTCGTTATTCGATTGACACGCGCAAGGGAAGAATCGTTAAATCGAAAACGGAATATGATCTCGGCTATTATTATGGCGGCAAATTGTTCCGCGAACAGGAGAACATCGCTTATATCGATGACGGCCGATTCACCACCTGCAATGCGCCGGAACCGCACTTCCATTTTCATTCCAAAAATCTGAAATTGATTGAAGGTGATAAGATGATTGCCCGCCCGGTGGTGTTTTATATCGGTCGTTTGCCGGTGCTGGCGTTGCCGTATTATGTCTTTCCCTTGAAGAAGGGAAGACGTAGCGGGATATTGACTTTTGGCTATGGTAACTTCCAGCGGGGTGATCGTCAGATTACCGACCTGGGGTATTATTGGGCTCCCTCCGACTATTTCGACTGGACTAACTCGGTTGACTATATCGAGAACAACTCCAGCTTCAAATTTAAGTCAGAGGCTAATTTCGCGAAACGATATTATATAACGAATACTCGTATGTACGGTGAGTACCTGGTTGAAACGGACTACAGTACGACCAAGGCTCGGGAGTCGAAACACAAACGATGGTTCCTGGAAGGATCCTACAATCATCAGATCACACCCACTTTTAAAATCGCCGCTACCGGTAAAATTGTCTCCGATGAAAACTACTTCTCGGATTATTCGAACAACCTGGATGATCGTCTTTCGAAAAGTATGAATTCGCAGGCTTCGATTGCGAAGCAGTTTGCTAATGGCATCTCGATATCTTCAACTTTTAAGCACTACGTGGATTTGCAAAACGAGTCCCGCACCGATGAAATCCCATCGGCTACGATCTCGTTACCCTTGGTTTATCCGTTCGGTAATGGTTCCCGGGATGCCGACGGAAATGTCGTGCAAAAATGGTATCACGGTTTCAAACTGCAGTATTCACCGAGTTTACTGAATTCTTCTACGCGCGTTACCGAAGACAGTGTTTATACCTGGGAAGAGCAAGTTGATTCTCTCCTGCTCGATGACAGTACTTATGTGTACGACACTCTCGTTCAGCATGAAGACACGCTTTCGTATCGTTCTCGAAAGCATTATGCGAAAATCCAGCACAGCCCGACACTCTATTTGCCGCAGGTGACGCTTGGAAACTATTTGAAATTGAATCCCAGCTTTGGTTACCGCGAAACCTGGATCAAGATTTACGAGACCGATCAGTCCCGCGATGCCGGAATTGAAGCCGACAACTACCGTACCTATTCATGGAACGCATCCATAAAAGCCACTACGACGCTCTATGGAAGAGCTATTTACCCCAACATTCTGGGCGTAACAGCTCTGAGGCACGTCGTTACACCATCAGTGACTTATGCCTATACTCCGGATGTTAATCGTCATGAGACTATTCGCAGTTTTGCGGGAGGTGGTGCGGGAAGCTCCAAATCACAGACTATGACTTTTGGTATTGATCAGCGTTTCCAAAGCAAGGTGAAATCCGGCGAAACTGAATCAAGCGGTGAATGGCTCAGTCTGGTGACCAGTTTTTCCAAGGATTTTGAAAAGGAAGACCACCCCTGGTCCAACATCACGACCAATTATCAGCTAAAAGCAATTCCCGGATTGACCTTTAACGGAACTATGATCCATACGCCGTATAATCCGGAAACGGATGAATTGAACTTCCTCGACCTGTATATGCAGAGCTTTTCTCTCAATACTAGTCTCAATCTGCACGGCCGTTTCCCGTTTTTCGACGATGCCAATGATATCCCACGTGGGGCCGATTCAGCCTCACAAGCTGGCAATTCGTCCGGTAAAGAATCAAAAGGCTCCTGGACCTGCAATCTGTACTACCAATATGCCGAGTCAGGGCGGGGAACAAGCTGGAGTAAAACTAATGATGTTTTGAAGGCCAGTATCACCATTCAATTCAACCTGACACGAAACACTTCAGTCAGTCTCAGTAACGTTGAATATAACTTCAGAACCTCTAAACTGGTCTCAACCAGAATTCAGATCGTACGCCAGTTACACTGTTGGACAGGCAGCTTATATTGGGCGCCGGTGGGATCAAATCCGGGATTCGGTTTCAAGCTTTATGTGACCGCAATGCCGGATATTAAGATCGACAACAATCACGAGACATCAATCAGCAGCCTTACCAATCGATAG
- the aroB gene encoding 3-dehydroquinate synthase has protein sequence MTSVIEVRTRQRNYPVVVGFQVLDQLQGLLENRLKGSNLFVIYDAQVFALYGQVIRRYLKKAGLRQSEICLSPGEKTKSRTQLDRLYAWLLDEKVTRNDMIIAVGGGVISDLSGFVAATILRGVSWGVISTSLLGQVDAAIGGKTGINQKAGKNLIGSFWQPNFVLCDLCFLNTLPQRQMVNGFGEVARYAGLSGNGMIRQLDRFLDAGDLYDMDMLNKLVVQSVRYKARIVSSDEREAGRRMLLNLGHTFAHGIEGSLGYRRLYHGEAVVLGLLGAIELSIRHLGAKRDDLWPLTSLLYKLALPIPRVVLDPAQIINYMKLDKKRSVSDLRFVLLEAPGKPIIVQGIAPGEVRASVTAMVRYITDQGGKDA, from the coding sequence TTGACGAGTGTCATTGAAGTTCGGACCAGACAGCGAAACTACCCTGTCGTAGTCGGTTTTCAAGTTCTCGATCAATTACAGGGCTTGTTGGAGAACCGACTAAAGGGTAGTAACCTTTTTGTTATCTATGACGCCCAGGTGTTTGCATTGTACGGCCAGGTGATCCGGCGATACCTGAAAAAAGCCGGATTGCGTCAGTCGGAAATATGTCTGTCGCCGGGAGAAAAGACAAAATCCCGGACTCAATTGGATCGGCTGTATGCCTGGCTTTTGGATGAAAAGGTCACGCGTAACGACATGATCATCGCCGTTGGCGGCGGAGTCATTAGCGACCTGTCCGGATTTGTCGCGGCGACAATTCTTCGCGGTGTCTCATGGGGAGTTATCTCGACCAGTTTATTGGGGCAGGTGGATGCCGCTATTGGCGGTAAAACCGGCATTAATCAAAAAGCGGGAAAAAATCTGATCGGGTCATTCTGGCAACCGAATTTCGTGTTATGCGATCTATGCTTTCTTAACACTCTTCCGCAAAGGCAGATGGTTAACGGGTTTGGTGAGGTAGCCAGGTACGCCGGTTTGAGCGGTAACGGCATGATACGCCAACTAGACCGATTCCTCGATGCGGGAGATTTGTACGATATGGACATGCTGAATAAGCTTGTAGTTCAGTCGGTTCGATACAAGGCTCGCATAGTATCCTCGGACGAACGAGAAGCGGGCCGGAGAATGCTGCTTAACCTGGGGCATACTTTTGCGCATGGTATCGAAGGCTCTCTCGGTTATCGCCGTCTGTATCACGGTGAAGCGGTTGTCTTGGGATTGTTGGGAGCGATAGAGTTATCCATTCGGCATCTTGGGGCGAAACGTGATGACCTGTGGCCGCTTACATCACTTTTATACAAGTTGGCCCTGCCCATCCCAAGGGTGGTCCTTGACCCGGCCCAAATTATCAATTATATGAAGCTGGATAAAAAGCGCTCGGTTTCAGACCTCCGGTTCGTTTTATTGGAAGCGCCGGGGAAACCGATAATAGTGCAAGGAATCGCACCCGGTGAAGTGCGGGCGTCTGTTACCGCAATGGTGCGATATATCACCGACCAAGGAGGCAAGGATGCGTAG
- a CDS encoding M3 family metallopeptidase, which yields MRWLFIISLLPVLMLGAISCQQTQVTLEDVRLTLDSLEQKFVWLDFRIMQEYWDLYTTGQSDSLDYYRDLYAGVVADDEAFQILKEGERLIDDDVDHRRWEIIFANFLIGRAEDNPSVSALRDSLSRIDIHFRPEFEGEESSADELRRIARHDRSRDRREAAYRASVSLGEEMADGLERLIRMRNQYARKLGYNNFLAMNFSRSEIDLHDHLALLERLDQATSDRYKAILTDAEKTLGYSDIDVWDLGYATADVTSKIDAYFPVDSQMVFVYRSLDSIGFNIDKLPIFIDLESREGRSQFAYAFPIKPPYDIRVMANLYDGIGSITVILHELGHALHSAYVAQDRELFNVHLDGSWTEGMAQIIASLTENRRWLIEVAHVPAGLADEYLQLTKDKEVIYQRQNLTWLMFEYEAYNSPGQDLNKLYWDLYERYVMLPRHDDIYPWAATIHFTTHPVYVQNYLYADIVCAQTLAYFEKNDMNLAGDPSTRSFLIQNYMRFGSRYPWLELLERGTGEPMNPAYFIARMGIE from the coding sequence ATGCGTTGGTTGTTTATCATATCACTGTTGCCGGTCCTGATGCTGGGGGCGATCTCATGCCAACAGACCCAGGTTACGCTAGAGGATGTTCGGTTAACCCTTGACAGTCTCGAACAGAAGTTCGTATGGCTGGATTTCCGTATAATGCAGGAATACTGGGATTTATACACGACCGGCCAATCCGATTCGCTGGATTATTACCGTGACCTTTACGCCGGTGTCGTTGCCGATGATGAGGCGTTCCAGATTCTGAAAGAAGGAGAACGGCTGATTGACGATGATGTGGACCATCGGCGCTGGGAAATAATCTTTGCCAATTTCCTCATCGGCCGGGCAGAGGATAATCCCTCGGTGTCGGCGCTCAGGGATTCATTGTCGCGCATCGATATCCATTTCCGTCCCGAATTCGAGGGCGAAGAAAGCTCCGCCGACGAACTACGCCGGATCGCTCGTCATGACCGCAGTCGTGACCGCAGGGAAGCGGCATACCGGGCATCGGTATCACTTGGTGAGGAAATGGCCGACGGCCTGGAGCGGTTGATCAGGATGCGTAACCAATACGCCCGCAAGCTGGGTTACAACAACTTCCTGGCAATGAATTTCTCTCGCTCTGAGATTGATCTCCACGACCATCTGGCACTGCTGGAACGGCTTGATCAAGCCACAAGTGACCGGTATAAAGCGATTCTGACCGATGCCGAAAAGACGCTGGGATATTCCGATATCGACGTTTGGGACCTGGGATACGCCACCGCCGATGTCACATCAAAAATCGACGCCTATTTCCCGGTTGATTCCCAGATGGTGTTCGTATACAGGTCGCTCGATTCAATTGGTTTCAACATCGACAAGCTGCCGATTTTCATCGATCTGGAGAGCCGTGAAGGCCGTTCGCAATTTGCCTATGCGTTCCCGATCAAACCCCCATACGATATCCGTGTGATGGCCAATCTGTACGATGGAATCGGATCTATCACCGTCATACTGCATGAACTCGGCCACGCTCTTCATTCGGCCTATGTCGCCCAGGATAGAGAGCTGTTCAATGTGCATCTGGATGGCTCCTGGACGGAAGGGATGGCTCAGATTATCGCTTCTCTGACCGAAAATCGCCGCTGGCTGATTGAGGTGGCGCATGTTCCCGCCGGTCTGGCCGATGAGTATTTGCAACTAACCAAGGACAAAGAAGTAATTTATCAGCGTCAGAATCTGACCTGGCTGATGTTCGAATATGAAGCTTATAACAGTCCGGGGCAGGATCTGAATAAATTGTACTGGGACCTATACGAACGCTATGTAATGCTTCCCCGTCATGATGATATTTACCCCTGGGCAGCCACGATCCATTTCACCACGCATCCGGTTTATGTCCAAAATTATCTATATGCCGACATCGTTTGCGCTCAGACCCTGGCCTATTTCGAAAAGAACGACATGAATCTGGCGGGTGATCCTTCAACCCGATCCTTCCTGATTCAGAATTACATGCGTTTTGGCAGTCGCTATCCCTGGCTGGAATTGCTTGAACGAGGAACCGGGGAACCGATGAATCCGGCCTATTTCATAGCTCGAATGGGTATAGAATAA
- a CDS encoding HU family DNA-binding protein: MTKEEMIALMAEKSGISKKQAGEALGAFMTGVTNQLKKGQKVSFAGFGTFTVSKRKARSGRNPQTGATIQIPATKVPVFKAGKNLKTAVKK, translated from the coding sequence ATGACGAAAGAAGAAATGATTGCCTTGATGGCCGAGAAGTCCGGCATCTCGAAGAAACAAGCTGGAGAAGCGCTTGGTGCCTTCATGACCGGTGTTACGAATCAGCTCAAGAAAGGTCAGAAGGTTAGTTTTGCCGGTTTTGGCACATTTACGGTTTCCAAAAGGAAAGCCCGCTCCGGCCGTAACCCGCAGACCGGTGCCACAATCCAGATACCGGCGACTAAAGTCCCAGTGTTCAAAGCCGGTAAGAATCTCAAGACGGCTGTCAAGAAATAG
- a CDS encoding shikimate kinase, producing the protein MGNSNIIFLVGFSGSGKSTIGPVLAKRRRARFIDIDEIIESSRGISIADIFRLEGEHAFRILEKNTLRDVVTKAENATVIALGGGAVLNRENRQLMRASGIVVYLSCSIREICRRLSRNVDRPLLNVPPRKRESLLKARLRRITELLEKRRRYYQECDIRVSTTNKTITGVVNEIERLIKRFDECH; encoded by the coding sequence ATGGGCAATAGTAACATCATATTCCTGGTTGGATTCTCCGGGTCGGGGAAATCAACGATAGGGCCGGTACTGGCTAAAAGGCGTCGTGCGCGTTTTATTGATATAGATGAAATCATAGAAAGCTCACGCGGGATATCGATTGCTGATATTTTTCGACTGGAAGGGGAACACGCGTTCAGGATATTAGAGAAAAACACTTTGAGGGATGTTGTGACAAAGGCTGAAAATGCCACAGTAATAGCTCTCGGCGGCGGAGCAGTACTGAACCGCGAAAACCGGCAACTTATGAGAGCGTCGGGAATCGTTGTTTATTTATCCTGTTCCATCAGGGAGATATGCCGACGTTTGTCCAGAAATGTTGACCGCCCTCTGTTGAATGTGCCGCCCCGAAAGAGAGAAAGTCTATTAAAAGCACGCCTTCGCCGAATAACTGAATTACTGGAGAAACGACGCCGATATTATCAGGAATGCGATATTCGTGTTTCCACCACCAACAAGACTATTACTGGTGTCGTTAATGAGATTGAAAGGTTGATTAAACGGTTTGACGAGTGTCATTGA
- the aroQ gene encoding type II 3-dehydroquinate dehydratase has protein sequence MRRILVVNGPNLNLLGKREPEIYGRSTLDELNGKLNDMAKELKIELKFFQSNHEGEIIDFLHKEAPDAHGLIINPGALTHYSYALRDAISAVSIEAVEVHMSNIYAREEFRHKSVLAPICQGHLTGFGFYGYAMALSYFADTTHEK, from the coding sequence ATGCGTAGAATTCTGGTCGTCAACGGCCCCAATCTGAATCTTTTGGGCAAGCGCGAACCGGAAATATACGGCCGCAGCACACTGGATGAACTCAACGGCAAACTCAACGACATGGCTAAGGAGCTTAAAATAGAGTTGAAGTTTTTCCAGTCGAATCACGAAGGGGAGATTATTGATTTCCTTCACAAGGAAGCTCCCGATGCGCATGGCTTGATTATCAATCCGGGAGCGCTTACCCATTACAGTTATGCGCTCCGTGATGCCATTTCGGCGGTTTCGATCGAGGCCGTAGAAGTACATATGTCCAATATCTATGCCCGCGAGGAATTCCGACATAAATCGGTATTGGCCCCGATCTGTCAGGGGCACCTGACCGGTTTCGGTTTCTACGGATATGCTATGGCTCTGTCGTATTTTGCCGATACTACTCATGAGAAATAA
- a CDS encoding fumarylacetoacetate hydrolase family protein, which yields MPSEFVRFFDPDSDDFLYGKLEGESITAFDDAPWYGGQATNEVFSLGSVVLKAPIEPSKIVCIGLNYHAHVAASQSADEAPAYPLIFLKPSSAVIGLGESIVHPPQSQRVDYEAELGVVIGREAKNVSEDDADRYIFGLTCVNDVTARDLQKKDGQWSRAKGFDTFCPVGPTIVTDVDFSDLKVEGILNGEVKQSGRTSLMIFKIPYLISYISSIMTLYPGDLISTGTPSGIGPMVPGDSVEVVVENVGRLINPIIG from the coding sequence ATGCCTAGTGAATTCGTTCGTTTCTTTGATCCGGACTCTGATGACTTTCTTTATGGAAAACTTGAGGGGGAAAGCATCACCGCTTTTGATGATGCTCCCTGGTATGGTGGTCAGGCGACCAACGAGGTGTTCAGTCTTGGCAGCGTGGTATTAAAAGCTCCGATAGAACCGAGTAAAATTGTTTGTATCGGACTCAACTACCATGCTCATGTAGCTGCCTCTCAATCGGCCGATGAAGCCCCGGCCTACCCGTTGATATTCCTCAAACCCTCTTCGGCCGTAATTGGCCTCGGCGAGTCGATAGTCCACCCGCCGCAATCCCAGCGAGTTGATTATGAAGCGGAGCTGGGAGTGGTGATCGGTCGTGAGGCGAAAAACGTCTCTGAAGATGATGCCGACCGCTATATATTCGGTTTGACGTGTGTCAATGATGTCACGGCGCGTGATTTGCAGAAAAAGGACGGTCAGTGGAGTCGGGCAAAAGGATTCGATACATTTTGTCCGGTGGGACCGACTATCGTTACCGATGTCGACTTCAGCGATCTCAAAGTGGAAGGGATTCTTAACGGTGAGGTAAAACAATCCGGTCGGACCTCACTCATGATCTTCAAAATCCCTTATTTGATCAGCTACATATCGAGTATCATGACGCTTTATCCGGGCGACTTGATCTCGACCGGAACACCTTCGGGGATTGGACCGATGGTTCCCGGTGATTCCGTGGAAGTTGTAGTAGAAAACGTCGGCCGATTGATCAATCCGATCATCGGCTGA
- a CDS encoding alanyl-tRNA editing protein, producing MTESIMTDRLYYRNQGLLDFDATIMRIQEQDGYWLTFLDRSAFYPTSGGQLHDTGKLNGIAVIEVSASDNGEVAHKTEQPPGRAGDKVHGEIDAERRWQHRQQHTAQHILSAVFLDLFDAPTVSVHLGADYGAVEFDRERFSEDQLRQAEDKANVIIREDYPVRISFVDGAEADEIPFRRPPKRTGKLRVVQIGDFEYAACGGTHCDSTGQVGLIKIIEQGKLRNHALVHFLSGSQTINDYQLRFEVTDKLSHSLTCGVRDLPEKIDNLLAQERELRQRISGLYTRMLPTLAEEVIDNNHGVNLVTGVTELPDVRLTAKLAALIAERTERLACLLNDHNLVLAAPERSNFDLRKTAKRLNDATNLKGGGSNSLVQFGQAETVDFKLYIDIIEESLSHE from the coding sequence ATGACAGAAAGTATCATGACCGACCGCCTCTATTATCGTAACCAGGGACTTCTTGATTTCGATGCGACTATTATGCGCATTCAGGAACAGGATGGTTACTGGCTGACGTTTCTGGATCGGTCGGCGTTTTACCCCACTTCGGGCGGACAACTTCATGATACCGGTAAACTCAACGGAATAGCCGTAATCGAAGTCTCAGCATCCGACAATGGGGAAGTAGCGCACAAGACGGAACAACCACCTGGCCGGGCGGGAGACAAGGTCCACGGTGAAATCGATGCTGAACGTCGCTGGCAACATCGCCAGCAGCATACCGCGCAACACATTCTCAGTGCGGTCTTTTTGGATTTGTTTGACGCTCCCACCGTATCCGTACACCTAGGCGCAGATTACGGCGCCGTCGAATTCGACCGGGAGAGATTTTCCGAAGATCAACTGCGCCAGGCCGAGGATAAGGCAAATGTAATAATTCGTGAGGATTATCCAGTGCGGATCAGTTTCGTGGATGGGGCTGAAGCCGATGAAATTCCTTTCCGGCGCCCCCCGAAACGAACGGGAAAACTTCGCGTTGTTCAGATTGGCGATTTCGAATATGCTGCCTGTGGCGGGACTCATTGTGACAGCACCGGACAAGTCGGTCTGATTAAAATTATTGAACAGGGGAAACTTCGCAATCACGCCCTGGTGCATTTTCTTTCAGGCTCACAAACAATAAATGACTATCAGCTTCGTTTCGAAGTCACCGATAAGTTATCGCACAGCCTTACTTGTGGAGTAAGGGACCTGCCCGAAAAAATAGACAATCTCCTTGCTCAGGAGCGTGAGTTAAGACAGCGAATCAGCGGTCTCTACACCCGCATGCTGCCTACGCTGGCTGAAGAGGTTATCGATAACAATCATGGAGTGAATCTGGTAACCGGAGTGACCGAACTGCCTGATGTCCGTCTTACGGCCAAACTGGCTGCTTTAATTGCCGAACGGACCGAACGGCTAGCCTGCTTGCTTAACGACCATAATCTCGTACTGGCAGCGCCTGAAAGAAGTAATTTCGATCTGAGAAAAACGGCAAAACGGTTGAACGACGCGACCAATCTTAAAGGCGGGGGAAGTAATTCACTGGTGCAGTTCGGTCAGGCTGAAACCGTAGATTTTAAGCTATATATAGATATAATCGAGGAGTCTCTTTCGCATGAATAG